The Thermoplasma acidophilum DSM 1728 genome includes a window with the following:
- the mobA gene encoding molybdenum cofactor guanylyltransferase: protein MIFVIFAKKSVRFPGKHSAMINGRRMIDIVASKLKNHGEVILYSKDPELNCDMCRVVRDTTDGIITDSVLSAMDRFGTFFAVAGDMPFITDRIIEKILSSYDGKPTFPVHADGLIEPLFGIYTDAIYDAMRDYIESGGESLIGFLSMADIDRVPIAEEEEKFFVSVNYPEDIKKYADLLT, encoded by the coding sequence ATGATCTTCGTCATATTTGCGAAGAAGAGCGTCAGATTTCCCGGGAAGCATTCTGCTATGATAAATGGGCGCAGAATGATAGATATCGTTGCTTCAAAATTGAAAAATCACGGCGAGGTCATACTTTACTCAAAGGATCCGGAACTCAACTGCGACATGTGCAGGGTTGTCCGGGACACAACGGACGGCATAATAACGGATTCCGTCCTCAGTGCTATGGACAGGTTCGGCACATTCTTCGCTGTTGCGGGTGATATGCCGTTCATAACGGACCGCATAATAGAAAAGATATTAAGTTCGTACGATGGCAAGCCCACATTTCCTGTGCATGCAGATGGCCTGATAGAGCCGCTGTTCGGCATATACACCGACGCCATCTATGACGCCATGCGCGATTACATCGAATCTGGTGGGGAGAGCCTGATAGGATTCCTCAGCATGGCGGATATAGACCGCGTTCCCATAGCAGAAGAGGAGGAAAAGTTCTTCGTAAGCGTAAATTATCCAGAGGATATCAAAAAATATGCTGATCTTCTTACCTAA
- a CDS encoding ABC transporter ATP-binding protein, with amino-acid sequence MNCIEFNDVTKSFGTKKALDGLSFDVECQESVALIGPNGAGKSTTLKILAGLIKPDSGSVKVGGFDPDSIEAKRLMGYLPEDASPYLTLSVKENLEYIGALRKTEDLEQKVEFLLNLMELNEYRNSRVSTLSRGNRQKLSIALAIIHDPKIMLLDEPLNYLDIPTQEKIIKYFNSMNATFLVSTHIMSIAERFTRRAIIINSGRQIWTGQIDELKEMSREENLTIEGVISKIMGGS; translated from the coding sequence ATGAACTGCATCGAATTCAATGACGTGACCAAATCATTCGGAACCAAGAAAGCTCTGGACGGGTTATCATTCGATGTCGAATGCCAAGAGAGCGTGGCACTCATCGGACCTAACGGCGCAGGGAAAAGCACCACACTGAAGATACTTGCTGGCCTCATAAAGCCAGATTCCGGAAGCGTCAAGGTGGGTGGCTTCGATCCAGATTCGATCGAAGCAAAGAGGCTGATGGGCTATCTCCCGGAAGACGCCTCACCCTACCTGACGCTGAGTGTAAAGGAGAACCTGGAATACATCGGTGCCCTCAGAAAAACAGAGGATCTGGAGCAGAAGGTGGAGTTCCTGCTGAATTTAATGGAGCTGAATGAGTACAGGAACAGCAGGGTGAGTACCCTGTCGAGGGGAAACAGGCAGAAGCTATCCATTGCACTGGCCATAATCCATGACCCAAAGATAATGCTGCTTGACGAGCCTCTGAATTATCTCGATATACCCACGCAGGAGAAGATAATAAAGTACTTCAACAGCATGAACGCGACCTTTCTTGTTTCAACTCACATAATGTCAATAGCCGAACGGTTCACAAGGCGGGCGATCATCATAAACAGCGGGAGGCAGATATGGACAGGGCAGATAGATGAACTCAAGGAGATGAGCAGGGAAGAGAACCTGACGATAGAAGGCGTGATCTCGAAAATAATGGGTGGATCATGA
- a CDS encoding phosphoribosyltransferase produces the protein MFRDRTEAGRILAGKIQKPAGSCTVTGIARGGIVTARPIADILGCDLTTIIVKKIGHPEDPEFAIGAIAEGQERKPYLSPFSSGVDREAIQYAVSRLMNDIAEMRASIGKENSVFRRKWDSVLLVDDGSATGATIVAALRSIRSSVTKNVSVAVPVLSEEAYDLIRSEGVQIYYVEMPYDFEAVSEFYSDFREVTIEDLAAVLGH, from the coding sequence ATGTTCAGGGACAGAACAGAGGCCGGGCGCATACTTGCCGGCAAGATACAGAAGCCAGCCGGAAGCTGCACGGTCACCGGCATCGCGAGAGGTGGGATCGTCACCGCCAGGCCGATCGCCGATATACTCGGCTGCGATCTCACGACCATAATAGTCAAGAAGATAGGCCACCCTGAAGATCCGGAGTTCGCAATAGGCGCCATAGCTGAAGGGCAGGAAAGAAAACCGTACCTGAGCCCGTTCTCATCGGGGGTGGACAGAGAAGCCATACAGTACGCCGTGAGCAGGCTTATGAACGATATAGCGGAAATGCGTGCATCGATCGGTAAAGAAAACTCAGTTTTCCGCAGAAAATGGGATTCCGTTTTGCTGGTGGACGACGGTTCGGCTACTGGGGCAACCATCGTGGCCGCCCTGAGGAGCATAAGATCCTCTGTTACGAAGAACGTATCGGTTGCTGTACCCGTTCTGAGCGAGGAGGCATATGATCTCATACGATCAGAGGGTGTGCAGATATACTACGTGGAGATGCCCTATGATTTCGAAGCGGTGAGCGAGTTCTATTCTGATTTCAGGGAAGTGACCATTGAAGATCTGGCGGCTGTTCTGGGGCATTAG
- a CDS encoding ABC transporter permease, translated as MIPPSLRLTARNLIINTDPGTLLFLIGLPSFYLIVLGLMFQALIPNVIFDGRSISYAQFLSPGVVAMQPFIAGSIGGSMLWSDRRWGMFEQLLVGPFHRIDYLLGIIYVSMIFSVGGALLMFLVSYLLTGFVVHYLMNIVLIVIVLLVSSILFTSLFLVLSVFIRTIQTYNTVTMFIFFILDFASSAFYPINGRTPLGLRIVSYANPLTYIVDSVRDMMFARLTGSDLIYVGIVVALSAIFFVFAALSYRKAKI; from the coding sequence ATGATTCCGCCATCACTGCGCCTCACAGCCCGCAACTTGATAATAAACACGGATCCCGGCACGCTTCTGTTCCTGATAGGTCTCCCGTCCTTCTATCTAATAGTCCTCGGTCTGATGTTCCAGGCCCTGATCCCCAACGTTATATTCGATGGGCGATCTATAAGCTACGCACAGTTCCTTTCTCCAGGCGTTGTGGCAATGCAGCCGTTCATAGCGGGATCAATAGGCGGAAGCATGCTCTGGTCCGACAGGCGCTGGGGCATGTTCGAGCAGCTTCTCGTTGGGCCGTTCCACAGGATAGATTACCTGCTCGGTATAATCTATGTATCAATGATATTCTCCGTTGGAGGGGCACTTCTGATGTTCCTGGTATCGTACTTGCTGACCGGATTCGTTGTCCATTACTTAATGAACATAGTGCTCATTGTCATAGTGCTGCTCGTGTCTTCCATACTCTTCACTTCCTTGTTCTTGGTGCTTTCGGTTTTCATACGCACAATACAGACCTACAACACAGTGACCATGTTCATATTCTTCATACTTGACTTCGCAAGTTCAGCATTCTACCCGATCAATGGCAGGACGCCGCTTGGCCTCAGGATAGTTTCCTATGCGAACCCACTCACGTACATAGTTGATTCGGTGAGGGACATGATGTTCGCCAGATTAACTGGATCTGATCTAATATATGTTGGAATAGTGGTGGCTCTATCCGCCATATTCTTTGTATTCGCAGCTCTATCATACAGAAAAGCCAAAATATGA
- a CDS encoding ABC transporter ATP-binding protein: MPDKVIEVEHLRQTYDGRTFVVDDVSFYVLKGEIYGLLGKNGAGKTTTIRTMTTILPVHYGKVRILGMDVSENAEKIRRRIGVVLQNESFDFASVERNLKVYGMLWDVPREVLKARIEEVLEVFDLGQLRKVRAMELSGGQKKRLQVAREFLHDMDLLFLDEPTVGLDPIMRRSVLNYIRDKARKGLTVLYTTQIMEEADYLCDRIAIMNRGKIVAEGTSSDLKSKYGDLKTIHVVVSGEIDYEDLRAKFPEDVLFDNEEIRIVSKNVEDILPDLIIYLKTKGIRIERISVEESSLDDVFLKVVS; this comes from the coding sequence GTGCCCGATAAAGTGATAGAGGTCGAACACCTCCGGCAGACCTACGATGGCAGGACATTTGTCGTAGATGACGTTTCATTTTATGTGCTTAAGGGTGAGATCTATGGCCTCCTTGGCAAAAACGGTGCCGGAAAGACCACAACGATAAGGACGATGACAACGATACTCCCGGTTCATTACGGAAAGGTAAGGATCCTTGGCATGGATGTATCCGAAAACGCGGAGAAGATAAGGAGACGCATAGGCGTGGTTCTTCAGAACGAGTCCTTCGACTTCGCCAGCGTCGAGCGAAACCTGAAGGTTTACGGCATGCTCTGGGATGTTCCCAGGGAGGTGCTGAAGGCCAGGATAGAGGAGGTGCTTGAGGTCTTCGATCTGGGCCAGCTGAGGAAGGTGAGGGCTATGGAGCTCTCGGGAGGGCAGAAAAAGCGTTTACAGGTTGCCAGGGAATTCCTGCATGACATGGACCTGCTGTTTCTCGACGAACCAACGGTGGGCCTGGATCCGATAATGCGCCGTTCCGTCCTGAATTACATAAGGGACAAGGCCAGAAAGGGCCTTACCGTTCTTTACACAACCCAGATCATGGAGGAGGCAGATTACCTGTGCGACAGGATCGCCATCATGAACAGGGGCAAGATCGTGGCAGAGGGTACAAGTTCAGATCTAAAGTCAAAATATGGCGATCTCAAAACAATACATGTCGTGGTGTCAGGCGAAATCGATTACGAGGATCTAAGGGCGAAGTTTCCTGAGGACGTCCTGTTTGATAATGAGGAGATACGCATCGTATCGAAGAACGTGGAGGACATACTGCCAGATCTCATAATATACCTGAAGACGAAGGGTATAAGGATAGAAAGAATAAGTGTAGAGGAGAGCAGCCTTGACGATGTATTCCTGAAGGTGGTATCATGA
- a CDS encoding AMP-binding protein produces MFYYKPSDEAIAETNLGRFASSLGMTVKDLYARADRDPEWFWPRVIDDLGLEFFKKFDHVMDLSEGVPWAKWFTGGRINIEYNAVERYSDSENTAIVYESEDGYKSKMSYSELNRKVSALSSAIHDMGIGRGDRVAIYMPFNANSAIAFYAVLRIGAIAVPMFSGYGVDAVRNRIEDSGSSLMITSASYRRKGKAIDMSAVARSINMKTIMDADRTDFYRFEDAVSGGKNVPVERTSSEDPAIMLYTSGTTGKPKGTVHVHGGALVNIAKEVKYYMDLKENDVLHWITDLGWMMGPWALIGTNALHGTIFLYDGAIDYPDPDRIFDIVHDNGVTLLGLSPTVVRMIKFRGTSRTFDTVRVFGSTGEPWDEESWVYLFSILGRGRASISNISGGTDIIGCFLASNPAIPQKPRCLYRGLGMNASIFNEEGREVYNTVGYLVAKFPSPSMTRGLWNNREKYLETYWSKFKDIWFHGDFGEMDEEGYFYLYGRSDDVIKIAGKRVGPNEVEDMVMRVSGVTECAVVSIPDSVKGEVLAVFYVGEPGLSGRIAKQIEVGMGKPFTPAHVVRISRIPKTRNGKIMRRVIRSAFCGLPVGDVSNTDDGDVIREIDDLGKVALRQA; encoded by the coding sequence ATGTTCTATTATAAGCCGTCCGATGAAGCCATCGCGGAAACCAATCTTGGGCGATTCGCCTCATCCCTTGGGATGACCGTAAAGGATCTCTACGCCAGGGCCGACAGGGATCCTGAGTGGTTCTGGCCAAGGGTTATAGATGATCTCGGCCTGGAATTCTTCAAAAAATTCGACCATGTAATGGATCTATCCGAAGGCGTACCGTGGGCGAAATGGTTCACCGGCGGCAGAATCAACATCGAGTATAATGCGGTGGAACGCTACTCCGATTCCGAAAATACTGCCATAGTGTATGAATCTGAGGATGGCTATAAATCAAAAATGTCATACTCGGAACTCAACAGAAAGGTCTCGGCCTTATCTTCGGCCATCCATGACATGGGCATAGGCAGGGGGGACAGGGTCGCCATATACATGCCATTCAATGCTAACAGCGCAATAGCGTTCTATGCCGTCCTCCGCATCGGTGCCATAGCTGTGCCGATGTTCTCTGGCTACGGAGTTGATGCTGTCAGGAACAGGATCGAAGATTCAGGATCGAGCCTCATGATAACGTCTGCATCGTACAGGAGGAAGGGAAAGGCCATCGATATGTCCGCGGTCGCAAGGAGCATCAATATGAAAACGATAATGGATGCCGATCGCACAGATTTCTACAGATTTGAAGATGCTGTCAGCGGCGGCAAAAATGTGCCAGTGGAGCGTACATCGAGCGAAGACCCTGCCATAATGCTCTACACATCAGGAACTACTGGAAAGCCAAAGGGCACGGTACATGTGCATGGCGGCGCGCTAGTCAACATAGCCAAGGAAGTCAAGTATTACATGGATCTGAAAGAGAACGATGTGCTGCACTGGATAACTGACCTTGGCTGGATGATGGGCCCATGGGCGCTTATTGGCACGAATGCGCTTCACGGCACGATATTCCTCTACGACGGCGCAATAGACTATCCCGATCCTGACAGGATATTCGATATTGTGCACGATAACGGCGTAACGCTCCTTGGCCTCTCTCCCACGGTGGTCAGGATGATAAAGTTCAGGGGCACGAGCAGGACGTTCGATACCGTGAGGGTATTCGGATCAACTGGGGAGCCATGGGACGAGGAGTCATGGGTATACCTGTTCAGCATACTCGGCCGCGGCCGTGCATCGATTTCAAACATATCCGGCGGCACAGACATAATAGGGTGCTTCCTTGCCTCAAATCCGGCCATACCGCAGAAACCCAGATGCCTCTACAGGGGACTTGGCATGAACGCATCGATATTCAACGAGGAGGGAAGGGAGGTATACAACACGGTGGGGTACCTTGTGGCAAAGTTTCCAAGCCCATCAATGACACGCGGGCTTTGGAATAACAGGGAGAAGTACCTCGAAACTTACTGGTCGAAATTCAAAGATATATGGTTCCATGGAGACTTCGGTGAGATGGATGAAGAAGGCTACTTCTACCTTTACGGTAGATCCGATGACGTGATAAAGATCGCCGGGAAACGCGTTGGCCCCAATGAAGTTGAGGATATGGTGATGCGTGTCAGCGGCGTGACGGAATGCGCGGTGGTATCGATACCTGACAGCGTCAAAGGGGAGGTTCTCGCCGTCTTCTACGTCGGCGAACCGGGCCTGAGCGGGAGAATTGCAAAGCAGATAGAGGTTGGCATGGGAAAGCCATTCACGCCCGCCCATGTGGTGCGCATATCCAGAATACCGAAGACAAGGAACGGCAAGATCATGAGGAGGGTGATAAGATCCGCCTTCTGCGGCCTTCCCGTTGGCGATGTGAGCAACACCGACGACGGCGACGTGATAAGGGAAATAGATGACCTTGGGAAGGTTGCCCTTCGCCAGGCTTAG
- a CDS encoding S66 peptidase family protein produces MRIRPPRLKEGDEIRIIAPASAPDMKNLSRSIARLKKSGYRVTLGRNIKKLMQMNQLAAPDTSRRDELMEAFLDDHVKAIFCARGGYGSIHILPLIDYDAIRDHPKIFVGYSDITALHLALNAKASLITFHGPMPAADPDKFSKTDFKDFIDILKGETTHLNSDVERIVRYIIQGKVEGLSMGTNLSVFASLIGTGYLPDSQGKILFAEDTGVTSGDIDRYLFTMKLAGILDKFEGFAFGEFKSYVDPEDPMPFVEDIIEMYMNSLKKVSIYGLPFGHGEDQMMIPLNARVRISYEEPYVELLENVVD; encoded by the coding sequence ATGAGGATAAGACCACCGAGGCTGAAGGAAGGAGATGAGATAAGAATAATAGCACCGGCAAGCGCACCGGATATGAAGAACCTTTCAAGATCCATAGCGAGGCTGAAAAAATCCGGATACAGGGTCACGCTGGGCAGGAATATAAAGAAGCTCATGCAGATGAACCAGCTGGCAGCACCAGACACAAGCAGGCGGGATGAGCTCATGGAGGCGTTCCTTGACGATCATGTGAAGGCAATCTTCTGCGCAAGGGGCGGCTACGGATCCATTCATATACTCCCGCTGATCGATTACGATGCAATAAGGGATCATCCGAAGATATTCGTAGGTTACAGCGATATAACGGCTCTGCATCTGGCACTCAATGCAAAGGCCTCACTGATAACATTCCATGGCCCCATGCCTGCAGCTGATCCGGACAAGTTCTCGAAGACAGACTTCAAGGATTTCATAGATATACTCAAGGGAGAAACAACACACCTGAATTCTGACGTTGAGAGGATAGTTCGCTACATAATCCAGGGAAAGGTTGAGGGCCTGAGCATGGGCACAAACCTCTCCGTCTTCGCATCGCTTATAGGTACAGGTTATCTGCCGGATTCCCAGGGAAAGATCCTGTTCGCCGAGGATACGGGCGTGACATCAGGCGATATCGATCGCTATCTGTTCACGATGAAGCTTGCAGGCATTCTTGACAAGTTTGAAGGCTTTGCGTTCGGAGAATTCAAAAGCTATGTTGATCCGGAAGATCCAATGCCATTCGTTGAGGACATAATAGAAATGTACATGAATTCCCTCAAGAAGGTGTCCATATACGGTCTTCCATTCGGTCATGGTGAGGATCAGATGATGATACCGCTGAACGCAAGGGTGCGGATATCATATGAAGAACCATATGTGGAATTGCTGGAAAACGTTGTAGATTGA
- a CDS encoding acyl-CoA dehydrogenase family protein, whose amino-acid sequence MQGYTDASEMIRSSIREFVRREIEPLRSKIDRDDYFPVDKFRMMGKMGYLGVTVPPEYGGSGAGYIAQAIIEDELGYSSPSLALSYGAHSNLCLDNIYRNGSKYIRETFVPKLASGDYIGSLCLTEPGSGSDALAMSTHIDEVDGELYLSGSKMFITNAPYADLFLVHSRDGDGYSSVIVLASDGGFNRGRSLEKMGMRGSPTGEIFFNRVRIEPGRIVGGRGSGKKIIMSGLNSERVILAFIFIGLARRAIDEAVNYASQRKQFGQHIADFELIQEKLSYMYVRYEASRMLAFRALEKLQFDMMDPIDAASAIMYASESAEYIAREAIQIFGGYGYIKDTGIEMLLRDAILGQIGAGTTEIRKRVIARSLVKMYEEGRRIE is encoded by the coding sequence ATGCAGGGTTATACAGATGCGTCCGAAATGATAAGATCATCCATAAGGGAATTCGTCCGGAGGGAGATAGAACCGCTCCGATCAAAGATTGACAGGGATGATTATTTTCCAGTTGATAAATTCAGAATGATGGGGAAAATGGGCTATCTTGGGGTGACCGTACCCCCTGAATACGGAGGCAGTGGGGCAGGTTACATTGCACAGGCAATAATTGAGGATGAACTTGGGTATTCATCGCCATCTTTGGCGCTGTCATATGGAGCTCACAGCAACCTGTGCCTTGATAACATATACAGGAACGGGTCGAAATACATAAGGGAGACCTTTGTCCCGAAACTTGCCTCCGGCGACTACATAGGATCGCTGTGCCTCACCGAGCCGGGATCCGGTTCAGATGCCCTTGCCATGTCAACCCATATCGATGAAGTCGATGGGGAACTTTACCTTTCAGGAAGCAAAATGTTTATCACCAACGCGCCGTACGCAGACCTTTTCCTGGTTCACAGCAGGGACGGTGACGGATACTCATCGGTGATAGTACTGGCCAGTGATGGCGGATTCAACAGGGGGAGATCGCTTGAGAAGATGGGAATGCGCGGTTCGCCAACCGGAGAGATATTCTTCAACAGGGTCAGGATCGAACCTGGCAGGATAGTAGGGGGTAGAGGATCAGGTAAAAAAATAATAATGTCTGGACTGAACTCTGAGCGTGTGATACTTGCATTCATATTCATAGGCCTGGCAAGGCGGGCCATAGACGAGGCCGTGAACTATGCCTCACAGAGGAAACAGTTCGGGCAGCACATCGCGGACTTCGAGCTCATCCAGGAGAAGCTTTCGTACATGTATGTGAGGTATGAGGCCAGCAGGATGCTTGCCTTCAGGGCTCTGGAGAAGCTGCAGTTCGATATGATGGATCCAATAGACGCTGCATCAGCGATCATGTATGCTTCCGAATCAGCAGAATACATAGCAAGAGAGGCGATTCAGATCTTCGGCGGGTACGGATACATAAAGGATACCGGCATTGAAATGCTGCTGAGAGACGCGATCCTGGGGCAGATAGGTGCAGGAACAACTGAGATAAGGAAGCGCGTGATCGCCAGATCCCTGGTGAAGATGTACGAGGAGGGCAGAAGGATCGAGTGA
- a CDS encoding type II toxin-antitoxin system RelE family toxin: MEDNAFKEKWTVFMNYIVESTETFEREFFKNHKDKKEWLQHMIERLEQEPQSGKPLRGKLHGLWQLRIGPFRVWYEINERERKVILRAILHKDEAKKYY, translated from the coding sequence TTGGAAGACAATGCATTTAAGGAAAAATGGACTGTATTCATGAACTACATCGTAGAATCAACAGAAACTTTCGAGAGGGAATTCTTTAAGAATCACAAGGATAAAAAGGAGTGGTTACAGCATATGATAGAGAGATTGGAACAGGAACCACAGTCAGGAAAGCCACTAAGAGGCAAACTTCATGGTTTATGGCAGCTCAGAATCGGCCCTTTCAGAGTCTGGTACGAAATAAACGAGAGGGAAAGGAAAGTGATTCTCAGAGCGATACTTCACAAAGACGAAGCCAAAAAATATTATTAG
- a CDS encoding dienelactone hydrolase family protein, producing MAGMDVEFNTKNDVIKAYLSRPDDGMRHPGIVVIHEIFGLDDHIRSVADRISREGYVALAPDLFSSHELSAKITREGILESMKFIMSIPPEKQRDDSYRNSLLNSMPEEKRRIMSSTYSALFVNRPTQLLTEYLEYAVDYLKGIGVTSVGSVGFCFGGGMSANLGCTGKVDATVIFYGENPDPIDKVKGMKSVLGLYAGEDHRITSRVPELLAKLIEFSIPVTIKVYPGAYHAFFNDTRPQIYNEAAAKDAWNMMLYFFRTQLGP from the coding sequence ATGGCAGGAATGGATGTGGAATTCAACACCAAGAATGACGTAATAAAGGCATATTTATCGCGCCCAGATGACGGCATGAGGCATCCCGGCATAGTGGTGATACACGAGATATTCGGTCTTGACGATCACATCAGGTCCGTGGCGGACAGGATCTCACGCGAAGGCTATGTGGCGCTGGCCCCAGATCTCTTTTCAAGCCACGAACTCTCTGCAAAGATAACCAGAGAGGGCATACTCGAGAGCATGAAATTCATCATGAGCATTCCCCCGGAGAAGCAGCGGGATGATTCATACAGAAACTCTCTTCTTAATTCAATGCCGGAGGAAAAGAGAAGGATAATGTCCAGCACCTATTCCGCTCTCTTTGTAAACAGGCCAACACAGCTGCTTACGGAATACCTAGAATACGCCGTTGATTACCTGAAGGGCATCGGCGTAACCAGTGTGGGTTCGGTTGGTTTCTGTTTCGGCGGAGGCATGTCCGCGAATCTGGGATGCACGGGCAAGGTTGACGCTACGGTGATATTTTACGGTGAGAACCCTGATCCCATAGATAAGGTCAAGGGAATGAAGAGTGTGCTTGGTCTTTATGCCGGAGAAGATCACAGGATCACTTCACGCGTTCCAGAGCTACTGGCCAAGCTGATAGAGTTCAGCATCCCCGTGACAATAAAGGTGTACCCGGGGGCCTATCATGCCTTCTTCAACGATACAAGGCCGCAGATATACAACGAGGCAGCTGCGAAGGATGCCTGGAACATGATGCTGTACTTCTTCAGGACGCAGCTTGGCCCTTAG